Genomic window (Flavobacteriales bacterium):
TATCGCTCAGCGATTTCAGCGCCTGCTCTGCGCGCTTGTACTCGCCTTCGCGTGCCAGGAGCACCGTGAGGTCGGCGGGCTCATCGGCCTCATCATCGAGCTTCCACTCGGTGAGGGCCTTGTGGCGGCGGCGCAATTCCTCGCGCCAGAGGTTGCGGCATACCGCGAAGAGGAAGGTGCCGATGCCGCTGGTGAGCAAGAAGCCTTCGGTGCGCACGCGGCGGTGGAAGATGATGAGGGCATCCTGGAAGATGTCCTTCGCATCGCCGCTGCGGCCGCTGTTCTGCCGCACCAGGTGCTCCACCTTGGGCAAGTGGGCGTAGAGCGCCTTGAAGGCCTCGTGGTCCTTGCCGCT
Coding sequences:
- a CDS encoding sigma-70 family RNA polymerase sigma factor, with translation MDDERIIDLIRSGKDHEAFKALYAHLPKVEHLVRQNSGRSGDAKDIFQDALIIFHRRVRTEGFLLTSGIGTFLFAVCRNLWREELRRRHKALTEWKLDDEADEPADLTVLLAREGEYKRAEQALKSLSDKCLDVLTRFYVKHEPLSAIAKVLGFAGEGAAKTRKYKCLEEARKRYRKLVPMTVATMQHP